The genome window tGATTCTAGATCAAAGGTTGCATTTGGGGGTCCAGGCTCTCTAGTCTCCAATAACCTGGAACAATTCTACTGGCCTCCATTTTTGTTGCCTCCatgatattaacattttttttccatgggtCTAGGCCTATTGTTTTGTAGAATGGCCTGCAATTTACATATTTCTGATGGTTTCCCCATTACATTCACATTTAACTTTTTTGTCAAGAATATTACAtagcgggggcacctgggtggctcagtcagtgagtgtctgccttgggctcaggtcatgatctcagggtcctgggatcaagccccgcatcgggctccatgcttagcggggagcttgcttctccctctccctctgtaccctcCACTCCCACTCACAggtgcatgctcactctctctctaaaataaataaataaaatcttttttggggggcgggtgtctttttttttttttttttctatttgagagtgagaatgagagacagagcagagtgagagagaactagagtaggagggggaggcagagggagagggagaagcagattccccactgaacagggagcccgatatagggctcaagcccaggtttctgggatcataCCCTAAGCCAAATGCAGACATTTAACCagcctcaataaataaaattttttttttaaaaaagaatattacatagttgatgctattttaaattaatttggggggtacttgggtggctcagtcattgggcatctgccttcaggtcaggtcatgatcccagggtcctgggatccagccccgcatcaggctccctgcttggcgagaggcctgcttctccctctcccactcccctggcttgtgtttcctctcttgctgtctctgtcaaataaataaataaaatcttttaaaaattgtattaattttaattatgataccttttgttttgtaaattagAAAGTGAATTCTGCTGtgactctctcctctccccccatgAGGTGAATTTACGTCTCTGTGTTGTCATATGTGCCCGTATATATGCATACACTGGCAGACATCAAGAGGGGCTACCCTCCCCGAGTCCCCTTGCTTCCATCAGCAGAAATCAAGTCAGAGCTTTAGGGCCCTTCCTAGTGTTGGCAGGAAGCCCAGCCCTCAGTACTCTCACCCTCACACCGGTCCCCCACCtcactcctgcctcaggaccaTCAAAACTAGTCCTGCCCTTTATCCCTGTTGCTCAGTGTCACCTAGGTTCTCCATGCTCTGGCTGTCCCCTTTTCTGACCTCATCTCCATGCACAGTTCCGACTAGCGATCCACGGTGCCCTCCAGGCTCATGGCCATCTCCAGCAAAATCCCCCATGTCCGCATCCCCATCTGTAAATGGCCCTCAACCCCCCACTCTAGCAGGAACCTGAGGTCACTACTGCACCTCCTTCTAACACTGGGGCTGGAAGTGGGGTAGGTGCTCTCCATGATTCTCACTGCCGCTCACGgacaccctcctcctcctttcgGACACTCAGGAGGGCATGCATTCCAGCTCCTGACTTGCTGTCACTCTCTCCTTCCtactccagttttattttttattttttttaaagatttatttatttatttgacagagagagatcacaagtaggcagagaggcagtcagagagagaggaggaagcaggctctctgctcagcagggagcctgatgcgggactcgatcccaggaccctgagatcatgacctgagccgaaggcagcggcttaacccactgagccacccaggcgccccattcctaCTCCAGTTTTAATTCTTAGAGACTCTGATAGAACATATGCATGACCCAGCCCTGGGTCTCTCTGTTCCTTGAACCCTCCTCTCCCATGGCACCTCGTCTTCTTCTGCTGCTGCCCCAGCCGCACGCTCCCACAGCCATCTTGGAAAGCTGCTTCCACCTGCATGACGGCCACCAAATACACGGGCTCTGGAGCCCTTGACAAGGGACTAGCCTGAAGTGAGATGTGCTGTGCATATAAAATAGAGCGGATTTCAAAAACTCAgtgtcaaaaaatatataaattatcgttaataatttttatatcgACTACAACTTGAAATAACATTTggacataattaaaattaattttgcttaagtcttttacttttttaaatgtagttactaggaattttaaagttttataaatatagcTCATGTTACATTTCTACTGGAAGCACCGTGCTAGGTCATTTCATTGCCAATAACGACAGCTCTCTCCCTGTAACTTCGATCCCAAGCATTCCTATCTCAAGCATCTCTAACCAACACCCCTATCTTTCCAGTTCTAACACCCCAACCCCAGTAAACTTTTGACCCCACTGGAACCTACAATCCACTGATTTTGCCACACTTGGACTGTCACTCGTCCCTGATGTGTCTTTCGTCCCGCCTCACACAGCATAAATTCCAGGTCAATCATTACAGTTACTCTCCTGCAgaattcatctatttattcagCAAATCTTTGCTGAAGACCAACTGTACACCAGACTCTATTCTGGGCACATGGGACACATCAGTGAACGAAAGAGACAATATCCTGTCCTCgtggagcttttttttttggtaggaggAGATAATCAATGAACAAATAAGTTATATAAGATGCTGGAAAGGTGGTTCTCGATTGGGAGTAATCTTGCTCCCCCCCCAAGGGGACACTTGACCATGTCTGCAGACATTATCAGCTGTCACAACAGAAGAAGACGGGCTACTGGCATCTAGTTGATAGAAACAAgcgatgctgctaaacatcccaGAGCACAGAGGGCTGTCTCCAACTACAAAGAATTTTCTAGGCTCAAATGTCAATATGGCCATGGTGGAGAAACTCTGTTCTAGAAAGTGTTACTAatttggtggggcggggggtgagtAGAGCAGAGTGGAGGGATTGAAAGAGAAATTTGGGTTGGAGagtatgatcttttttttttttttttaagattttatttatttatttgacagagagagatcacaagtaggcagagaggcaggcagagagagaggaggaagcaggctccctgccgagcagagagcccgatgcgggactcgatcccaggaccctgagatcatgacctgagccgaaggcagcggcttaacccactgagccacccaggtgcccctgatcttttttttttaagactgtatttgagagagagcaggtgcacacataggggaggggcagagggacaagcagacttcctcctgagctcagagcccaaggcggggggcagagggtaggggggggtggggggtgctctaccccagcaccctgagatcatgacctgagctggaatcaagagtctgatgcatCCAGGCGCCTCAGAGAGCGTGATCTCGAGTAGGCTGGTCAGGTCTGGGTCAGATTCAttgagaaggtgacatctgagcaaaGGTGTGGAGGGAAAGACACCACCACCTGGGTTTCCTGTTTCACCGAGAACATTAAAGTCCCCAAGTACATGTGCCCATGTAGTCTGCCTTCTCTCCAATTATTGCAGGGAAACTGTTCATGTTCCTAGCAAAGGCCAAACACGCCACTCAGGAACTCTCATACCCTCCATGCAttagaagctctattttttttttaagattttatttatttacttgacagacagagattacaagtaggcagagaggcagcagagagggaggcggtaagcaggctccctgctgggcagagagcctgatgtggggctcgatcccacgaccctgggatcaggacccaagcagaagccagaggctttaacccactgaggcacccaggcgccccttttggaGGCTCtattcaccaccaccacctcaaCCTCCTTTGAccctcttccccccaacccctgccccgcccaccagctgccatcttgtttttcttccatctttgccgCAAAGCTCCCTGAAAGTGTTGAGTGTTAGCACTGTCACcaatttctttcctctcatttttcttgAGCCAAGGAACTCCAGGTTTTTGCTCCCAAACTGCTCTTAACGTGGTCACCAGGCGTTCCCTCTGAACCAAATCCAGTCAGCCTTCCATGCTTAGTTTGCTAACCTATCAACAGCATCTGATACTATTGGTCACACCTCTGTCTTCTTCTGCACAAAGGCTCATCTGATTTTCTTCCTATCTCTCCGGCCAGTCTTCTTTGCTTGTTCCTCCTGGTCTCCTAATCTCTATGAGAAGAAGTACCCCAGAGCTTGGTCATTGGTGTTCTCGTCCCCGTATACACTCTGCCCAGCTtcccctaatgttaacatctGACATAATCAGGATACATTTATCAAACCTAACCGATGAAAACTATGAACAAAGCTAtagactttatttaaatttcacaggGAGGGTTCCCAGATACCCTGACTTGGTTTTAAGACTAAAATCCCAtgttcctggggcatctgggtggctcagtgcttgggtgtgtgcctttggctaaggccctgagcccaaggccctgagcccaggcctgcactaggctccctgctctgtgggagtccagcttcctgcttctctctctcccactccccctgcttgggttttctctcttgatgtgtctctgtcaaaaaaaaaaaaaaaaaattttttttttaaaaatctttattaaaaaaacaaaagtcctatACTCCTAAAGTCCCTTTAGTCCTAGGCAAACTACAAAGGTCAGTCACCCTGTtgaccatttttttctgttaatgtcCTTGTTCTGTCCCAGACTTCAACCCAAAATACCATGTTGCATTTGGTTGTCCTGTCTTACTCTGTTCTAATCtgcaagttttttttctttcctcatcttttatgatcttgacacttttgaagagtactggtcaggtgttttgtagaatgttcctCAGTTTGGGCTTGCCAgatgttttctcatgatgagACTAGACTTATGGATGTGGGGGGAAATACGTATGGAGGTGAAGAAGGGTGGACATTTGATGTTTTCCTTACTGCTATATATCCAGTGCCTAGGACTGAGTGCCTGGCCCACAAGCACCTAAAACCCGTTTGTTGAATTAATAAGGAAGGTGAATGGATGATTCTGTAGAAATTATTTAGTATTGGTTTGAAATGTTCTTAATAAGGACGacttgtggctcagttggttacgtgtctgcctttggctcaggtcatgatcctggggtcctaggattgagccccgcatgaagctccccactgagcttctccctctgactgcccctcccctgcctgtatgctctctttctctctggcaaataaataaacaaataaaatctttaaaaaaaaaaaatgcctcttgggcacctggatggctcagtgtgttaaagcttctgcctttgccttgggtcatggtctcagggtcctgggatccaggcctgaagcaggctctctgctcagcggggagtctgcttccccctttctctctgcctgcctctctgcctacttgtgatctctctctctgtcaaataaataaataaagtcttttaaaaaataaaaaatgcctcttaaaatttttttcttaatgtagataATATCTTATCACAAATATCGTTCtgaagcttttttccccctcaataaTACGCTCTTACCCTATTACAAGTAACTATAATGATTCTTTAAATGTTCCTCTTTGCACAGATATTAAACTTCCTGAAGAACAGAACTAGGGAAGAACTGCTAGATACAGTAGTCACATTTACATGTTAATGGAtatggataaatacccaactcaAGGGTTTGAAGGCACTTACGGAACCCTGCATTGTTTAAAAGTACCCGTGTTCCTCACATCTTGACTACATGGGAAAGCCGAAGCCAGAGCAGCCTGAAGAATGCCTGCGTCACTCCCTGGACTACATCTCCCAGAATCTACCGCGCTTCCACGGCCTACCTGGAGGGCGTGAAATGGAGTGACCAATCCCGGAGGATCTCAGGAAGGTGGCGCAGCCTCCACTCCTCACCTACTGCTCAGGAGCCCAGAGCTGCGGGACTACCACTCCCATCAGCCACCGCGGATTGTCGGGCCGGCCACCATTTCAAGACGCCCCAGGGACAGGAGAGAGCCCGGGACTGCACTTCCCGGCAGGCGGTGCGGCCCAAGGGGCGGAACTCCATTTCCCAGCAGGCTCCAGGCGGCGGGCGCCGTGGTGCCTTGTGTGGGATGTAAGCGCGGAGGTGGGCGCGGGGGACCCAGGCCAGGACTCTCCTTGGGATTTGGGGGGCTTGGCCTAAGGGCGTGTTCCGGACAGACTCTAGGTGCCCGGGGGTACGGTCGTagagagggggcggggcggcCAGGGAGGGTTCTCCAGCGGGGTCCTAGGGGCGCACCCCCGTCGGGGCCGCGGCTCCTAGGGTTGTGGGGGACGAGGAGGCCCTTACAGCCTCGGCTGAGGGGTCTTCCACGGAACAGGGGGAACAGACGAGCGGGGGGGGCAGGAAAGCAAGAGAATGTAGGGAGTGGGGGTGTAGAACCTTAGCTGAGCCTGGGAGGGGGCTCCCCGGTCGTACCCGCCCGACCCTCCCTCCTCCGGCTCGCCCGCAGGCCGAGGCCCGCCGCCATGGGGCTGAAGGCCGCCCAGAAGACGCTGTTCCCGCTGCGCTCCATCGACGACGTGGTGCGGCTGTTCGCTGCCGAGTTGGGCCGAGAGGAACCGGACCTGGTGCTCCTGTCCTTGGTACTGGGCTTCGTGGAGCATTTCCTTGCTGTCAACCGCGTCATCCCCACCAATGTGCCCGAGCTCACCTTCCAGCCCAGCCCCGCGCCCGACCCACCTGGCGGGCTTACCTACTTCCCTGTGGCTGACCTGTCCATCATCGCTGCGCTGTATGCCCGCTTCACCGCCCAGATCCGTGGCGCTGTCGACCTGTCTCTCTACCCGCGAGAGGGGGGTGTCTCCAGCCGAGAACTGGTGAAGAAGGTCTCCGATGTCATCTGGAACAGCCTCAGCCGCTCCTACTTCAAGGATCGGGCCCACATCCAATCCCTCTTCAGCTTCATCACAGGTTGGAGCCTGACAGGTGGCAAAGGGCGAGAATCCTGTCTCACCTGGGAACCTTGGCCCACCTCTTCACAACCCTGTCTGGTTTGCAGAACCCATTAAGACCTGTAAGCCTTGTGAAGTGGGGCAAGTGTTACTACCCTCTTTGCAGCaagggaaactgaagcccagagaagggaagtgatAATGCCGAAGGCACAGAATGGCCTGCACCCCACTCACTTGACTCTGCCTCCTCAgtacccccatccccacccttgaGCAGCTACAGGAGTCCCTCAGCCCAGTATGAGGCACTGAAGGCAGGAGCAGATTTGGGGAGTGAGGAGCCATAAACCGGCTACATTTCAGACACTTAACATGAAAGTCAGTAGATGAGGGAGGGGCTTCACATCAAGGAGCTTAAGACTCAGGGCTTGCAAAGAACTTTCTTCGTTGCTCCAAGCCCAGTAGACTGGCAATCAGGTCCTGGAGTGCCACGCTGAGAAGGAATCTGAGGCCTCTTCTGTGCCTAGCAGGAAAAGAGTAACAGAAATTAGGAGTATCTACTAGTGGGTGTATGAAGAAGGAGTGTTGGCCAGAGGGTCCCGTTTTTGCTGTCCCTGTTATAACCTAACAGGCACAATAAAGCAATTATAATGTggttgcagagaaagagaagggacagGGTCAAAGACTGGGTGGAGTTGCGGGAAAGCCTAGAATGTCTTCTGCTGCAGCACgtcaagggggagggagaggcttcGAACACAAAGGAGGAAAGGGATTGAGAACTGATGGGCAGGAGCCTCTAAGGTTTGGGCACAGGCCTGGAGGTGAGCATGGGAGGAAGCATGGCCCATCACGACCTGGCCCCTTCCCCTAGGTCAGAGCTCAGAGGACCCTCTtgcatttccttcccttccacaggCACTAAACTGGACAGCTCTGGTGTGGCCTTTGCCGTGGTGGGGGCCTGCCAGGCTCTGGGTCTCCGCGATGTCCACCTGGCCCTGTCCGAGGACCACGCCTGGGTAGTGTTTGGGCCCAACGGAGAACAGACAGCTGAGGTCACTTGGCATGGCAAGGGCAACGAGGATCGCAGGGGCCAGACGGTCAACGCGGGTGTGGCTGAGCGGgtactgcccctcccccaacttggtGCACTTGGTACTCTTCTCTCCTAGCCCAAGCCACTTCCCCTCCTCCTGGCATCACCTCCATATGCCAGGAATGAGGGGGGAATCCCCTTTTCCTGGTGGTCATTTTCTGGAGCAGGCCCAAGTGGGCCATCCTGAGACATCTGGTCTTGTCCTTTCCCAAGAGCTGGCTGTACCTGAAAGGCTCGTACTTGCGCTGTGACCGCAAGATGGAGGTGGCGTTCATGGTGTGTGCCATCAACCCTTCCATCGACCTGCACACCGACTCCCTGGAGCTGCTGCAGCTCCAgcaggtgaggggtgcctgggggaccCCGGGTGGGGGCGCTTTCCCTTCCCGAGCTGCAGCTTCCCCTTCCAGAACACAGGTTGATCATTCTCTGCCTGGCCTTTCCCAGGGCTCTTGGGAAAAGTAGAACTGGGATGTGAAAGGGCTCGGACTCCCGAAGGGGCTGGTTCCTCAATTCTGATCCCAGCCACCTGGTGGGAGGTCCCTGCTGCTGCCGAACTCCCATCTGCCTGGGAGACtgagacccccccccctccccctcatgcctctctctctctctctctcttcttcaccccccacccccagaagttGCTCTGGCTGCTCTATGACCTGGGACATCTGGAAAGGTCAGTAGGGGAAAGTGGCCAGGCTGGGCCTCCGAGCGGGTGGCTGGGAGGCAGCCTGGACTCAATGACTCTTTCCCAGGTACCCCATGGCACTGGGGAACCTGGCGGATCTGGAGGAACTGGAGCCCACCCCCGGCCGGCCAGACCCACTCACCCTCTACCACAAGGTGGGGACATCTCAGGAGGGTACAGAAGGGGGGCCCAACAGTGGCTGGGGTCCCATTCTGTTTGGGGACTGGGGGGGGCAGGTGAGGAGAGAGGAACTTGACGTGTATCGAGGGGTATCGCCCATCCGTGTCTCATTTAGTTTTTGCCTCGCATGTATTGAGGGCACAGAGGGCTGTCTGAGGGGTGTTCTGTGTTCCCCAGCGTGGGAGGGCTGGGGTCTGAATTTGTCCCCTCAACCCTGCTTTTTCTGCTGCCTGTTATTGTCCTAGAGTATAATAGAGGTCACCTGTGGCGGGAGCCCTAGGAAGGGGTTGTTAACTCTGTGGGGCTTGGGGAGTAGGAGGGACATTGGGCCCGGCTTAAAAGCCTTTGGTGTTTATGTAGGAGTGTGTCTGGGAAATGGATGCGTCCTGAGCTTGGAGAATGGGTCCCTTCCCTTTCCTAGCCCTTGTTCTCTGGGGGTCTCTGTCCCCTGCAGTGTGGTCCAGGCCTCAACAGGTAGCCCCCTGCAGAGCCTGGGCAGGAGCAATtggcagagaggacagaggggggtggggtgagatcAGAGACGAGACTCTCTGGGATCGGCCCACTGCGCCTCACGGGTGTGACCGAATGGGATTTTTGCCATCCACGGCCACTGGGGCTGCGCCCTGAGGTCCCTCCGCTCTGTCCCCAGGGCATTGCCTCAGCCAAGACCTACTACCGGGATGAGCACATCTACCCCTACATGTACCTGGCTGGCTACCACTGTCGCAACCGCAATGTGCGCGAAGCCCTCCAGGCGTGGGCTGACACGGCCACTGTCATCCAGGAGTGAGGATGCCCCTGCCAGGGCCTCAGGCTGGCTGGCCTTCCCCTTCTACCTAATTTCCAACCACCCTCATCCAGGCGTGAGGCCTGGGTCCCCAGCCCTACCTACCCCTTCTCCCTCCAGTCCCCAGACAGCCAAAGCCACCATCACCCAGGAGGCTGGGACCCCTTGATGAGGGCCTCACACCTTTCCCTGGCTCCCATGGCCTCCCAGTTTGCAACCACTGCCATCCAACAGTCGAACTTGTACCCCCCGccccatgcccccccaccccttacTCAGACCCATGATTTCCAAGGGAAGACTCCATCCGCTCACCAGGTCCCTGGGGGTCCCTGCCATGGCCCAGACCCCACAGTGCCCTACTGCTCTCACAGCTACAACTACTGCCGTGAGGACGAGGAGATCTACAAGGAGTTCTTCGAAGTAGCCAATGATGTCATCCCCAACTTGCTGAAGGAGGCAGCCAGCCTGCTGGAGGCCGGCGAGGAGCGGCCAGGGGAGCAGACCCAGGTGAAGGGCTGGAGGGGCAGCCTGTGTTCACCTTGcgggcctccctgccccccagcagaGCTCCCCGTCCGTGGCCACAGGGACTGCTGCGTGGGACTGGGGCCTCCTGGGGGAAGGTGGCCCCGCATGGAGAGCTACATTCTATCTGCTGTAGGGGGTCCCTGGCCTGGCTTTGAGGGAGCTGAGGGTATTTTAGGGGTCACTACTCTGTGCCTGCAGGGAAAGGGTGTGGAAGCCCATCTCTCTCATGGTCAGTGCCCCTCATtcagttgggggggtggggtataGGTAAGAGTTGGCTTCTGCCTTCCCCCAAGTCCTGGCTAAGGACTGGTTTTATAAAAGGAAGGAGGTTCTGAAAGATCTAAGACATCTTTACCCCTTGCCCAGGGTGCCCAGAGCCAGGGTTCTGCCCTGCAGGACCCGGAGTGCTTTGCCCACCTGCTGCGGTTCTATGACGGCATCTGCAAGTGGGAAGAGGGCAGCCCCACGCCGGTGCTGCACGTGGGCTGGGCCACCTTCCTCGTGCAGTCCCTAGGCCGGTTCGAGGGACAGGTGAGGCGCAGCTGCGCAGGGCGGCAGGGGAGGCCAGGGGGGTGATGGCGGCTGCCGAAGCAGAACCTTTGTGGTCCTGAAGAGGCTTGGCTTGTCCCCTTTGCGTGCAGATAGGACTGAGGCCCTGGGATGCGTGGCCCGAGGCTGGTCCTGGGCTTCCAGCCACAGGCCTGCAGCCTGGTCTCCACTTTCCCTCCCTGGCCAGGTACGGCAGAAGGTGCGCATCGTGAGTCGGGATGCCGAGGCGGCCGAGGCGGAGGAGCTTTGGGGCGAGGAAGCCCGTGAAGGACGCCGGCGAGGCCCCCGGCGTGAGTCCAAGCCTGAGGAGCCGCCGCCGCCTAAAAAGCCGGCCCTGGATAAGGTCCCGGGCGGAGGCCAGGGGGCGATGTCAGGACCTCCTCGGAAGCCCCCAGGGACGGTCCCCGGCACTGCCCGCGGCCCGGAAGGAGGCAGCACGGCTCCGGCGCCAGCGCCTGCGGCGTCGCCACCGCCCGAGGGCCCGGTGCTCACTTTCCAGAGCGAGAAGATGAAGGGCATGAAGGAGCTGCTGGTGGCCACCAAGATCAACTCGAGCGCCATCAAGCTGCAGCTCACGGCGCAGTCGCAAGTgcagatgaagaagcagaagGTGTCTACACCTAGCGACTACACGCTTTCCTTCCTCAAGCGCCAGCGCAAGGGCCTCTGAACTACCTGCCGGCCCTTGCGGTGGGGGGACAAGGGCACTCGGTCCCGATGGAGGGGCCACCCCCGTCACCCCCACCCGGCCCTCGAGCCCAAGCCCCGCCCCCGGGCCAAGGGGGCCTGAGCCCCTCCttcaggccccacccccacccggaaCCCCTGCTGCAACTTGCGGGAGGGCAGACCGACCACTCCCCGGCTCTGCCGGTCATTGGAATGTAGATCGCATCCCCTGGAATCCCAGCCGGCCAAGGGAAACCTCACTTGGAGCTCCATCATTAATCTTTAAAGGTCCAAGCACTGGAAACAGGCCCCACCTCAGAACCGTGGCTCTAACCCTGGGCCAGACCGGGGCTGCTCATGGTTGCTCCCTGCCTGTGGGGCGGAGGTTTCGCCCTACACCCCAGAAGCACAGGTCCCGCCTCCAACTCGGGAACCTGGGACTCCGCTCGGCCCCTAGGAGTACAGTTCCGCACTTCAGAATTCCATCCTTTGGGAATCCAAGCCCCCGACCCCAAAGAACTTAAAACTTTCAGAGTTTGGAAATCCtagcttcttcccttctctgccctgcGAGTCTGGGACACGAAACGCAGTCTCCGGCCTGTGAATCCTGAGCCCCGCCCCCTTCCTGACCAAACTGGCCCCAGATCAGAGCAGACCTCTTTCCGACCCTCTGGGAACCTCCCCGAGGTCCAGCCCGTCTCAGGGGACTCTGGAGGAAATCTGCAGGGGTTTGCGAGTGGGTGAGGGGAGCCTGATCTCTTCCTGTTTTGta of Mustela nigripes isolate SB6536 chromosome 1, MUSNIG.SB6536, whole genome shotgun sequence contains these proteins:
- the MEN1 gene encoding menin isoform X2 gives rise to the protein MGLKAAQKTLFPLRSIDDVVRLFAAELGREEPDLVLLSLVLGFVEHFLAVNRVIPTNVPELTFQPSPAPDPPGGLTYFPVADLSIIAALYARFTAQIRGAVDLSLYPREGGVSSRELVKKVSDVIWNSLSRSYFKDRAHIQSLFSFITGTKLDSSGVAFAVVGACQALGLRDVHLALSEDHAWVVFGPNGEQTAEVTWHGKGNEDRRGQTVNAGVAERSWLYLKGSYLRCDRKMEVAFMVCAINPSIDLHTDSLELLQLQQKLLWLLYDLGHLERYPMALGNLADLEELEPTPGRPDPLTLYHKGIASAKTYYRDEHIYPYMYLAGYHCRNRNVREALQAWADTATVIQDYNYCREDEEIYKEFFEVANDVIPNLLKEAASLLEAGEERPGEQTQGAQSQGSALQDPECFAHLLRFYDGICKWEEGSPTPVLHVGWATFLVQSLGRFEGQVRQKVRIVSRDAEAAEAEELWGEEAREGRRRGPRRESKPEEPPPPKKPALDKVPGGGQGAMSGPPRKPPGTVPGTARGPEGGSTAPAPAPAASPPPEGPVLTFQSEKMKGMKELLVATKINSSAIKLQLTAQSQVQMKKQKVSTPSDYTLSFLKRQRKGL
- the MEN1 gene encoding menin isoform X1 is translated as MPRPAAMGLKAAQKTLFPLRSIDDVVRLFAAELGREEPDLVLLSLVLGFVEHFLAVNRVIPTNVPELTFQPSPAPDPPGGLTYFPVADLSIIAALYARFTAQIRGAVDLSLYPREGGVSSRELVKKVSDVIWNSLSRSYFKDRAHIQSLFSFITGTKLDSSGVAFAVVGACQALGLRDVHLALSEDHAWVVFGPNGEQTAEVTWHGKGNEDRRGQTVNAGVAERSWLYLKGSYLRCDRKMEVAFMVCAINPSIDLHTDSLELLQLQQKLLWLLYDLGHLERYPMALGNLADLEELEPTPGRPDPLTLYHKGIASAKTYYRDEHIYPYMYLAGYHCRNRNVREALQAWADTATVIQDYNYCREDEEIYKEFFEVANDVIPNLLKEAASLLEAGEERPGEQTQGAQSQGSALQDPECFAHLLRFYDGICKWEEGSPTPVLHVGWATFLVQSLGRFEGQVRQKVRIVSRDAEAAEAEELWGEEAREGRRRGPRRESKPEEPPPPKKPALDKVPGGGQGAMSGPPRKPPGTVPGTARGPEGGSTAPAPAPAASPPPEGPVLTFQSEKMKGMKELLVATKINSSAIKLQLTAQSQVQMKKQKVSTPSDYTLSFLKRQRKGL